A single region of the Gadus morhua chromosome 5, gadMor3.0, whole genome shotgun sequence genome encodes:
- the synj2bp gene encoding synaptojanin-2-binding protein — translation MNGSTHLVANVVDIQLKRGPSGLGFNIVGGVDQQYVVNDNGIYVCKIKENGAAALDGRLEEGDKILAINGNKLENCNHGVAVDLFRSAGEDILLQVQKKHPPHRNGPSSPDAGGDSALPALGVLVGVLGAAALMALLYLRFQPTLRRPF, via the exons ATGAATGGCTCGACGCACCTCGTCGCCAACGTGGTGGACATCCAGCTCAAGCGGGGACCTTCCG GCCTGGGCTTCAACATAGTCGGAGGAGTGGACCAGCAATATGTGGTCAACGACAACGGCATCTATGTGTGTAAAATCAAAGAGAATGGCGCGGCAGCACTGGACGGAAGACTAGAAGAGGGAGACAAGATCCTGGCG ATAAACGGGAACAAGCTGGAGAACTGTAACCACGGCGTGGCGGTGGACCTGTTCCGGAGCGCCGGCGAGGACATCCTGCTGCAGGTCCAGAAGAAG cacCCGCCCCACAGGAACGGCCCCTCCAGCCCGGATGCGGGGGGGGACTCTGCGCTGCCCGCTCTGGGCGTGCTGGTGGGGGTGCTGGGCGCGGCCGCCCTGATGGCCCTCCTCTACCTGCGCTTCCAGCCGACCCTCCGGAGGCCCTTTTAa
- the lgals3a gene encoding galectin-3 — translation MDFSLSDALGDVPGKASTIGTNNPSAPAPANPGWPGAAPGAPTQPTGPGGMPGGPPGAPGQFPSSPYNTGPQAPGQYPGPPSVPGGYPAGSCVPGQYPSGPGAPGQFPSGPGAPGPFPGPFQGQYPAEAAPGQLPGAPVPYPSGPFHSGPGAPPGPYPNMPFPGGQPGAGNGMYGPGDPGAFPPAAGPGPFPGFPGGAFPPMPPGTWGSPGGGGFPPAPGGGGFPPGPGPFGAPMGPYGGPASPGNMLMVPYDLPLHAGMMPNLLITVVGEPIHGGNRFEVNFMKGSDVVFHFNPRMAEQTIVRNTNLGGRWGPEERDGDFPFAPGRQFELKVLVEEDSFKVAVDGTHLLEFEHRMGGLEEVTLVRVQGDLRLYSAAPSMI, via the exons ATGGATTTTTCG CTGTCTGACGCCCTCGGAGACGTCCCGGGCAAGGCAAGTACCATAGGGACCAACAACCCgtctgcccccgcccccgccaacCCCGGCTGGCCCGGCGCTGCCCCAGGGGCCCCCACGCAGCCCACAGGCCCCGGCGGTATGCCTGGCGGCCCACCTGGGGCCCCGGGGCAGTTCCCTAGTAGCCCGTACAACACCGGCCCCCAAGCCCCGGGCCAGTACCCCGGGCCCCCTTCGGTACCCGGGGGGTACCCGGCAGGCTCCTGCGTCCCCGGACAGTATCCCTCCGGACCCGGAGCCCCGGGCCAGTTCCCTTCGGGCCCCGGAGCTCCGGGGCCCTTCCCCGGGCCTTTCCAGGGGCAGTACCCCGCCGAGGCGGCACCGGGACAGCTCCCCGGAGCCCCGGTCCCCTACCCGTCCGGACCCTTTCActccggccccggggcccctccCGGGCCCTACCCCAACATGCCCTTCCCCGGGGGCCAGCCCGGAGCCGGGAACGGGATGTACGGACCGGGGGACCCCGGGGCCttcccccccgccgccggcccGGGGCCCTTCCCTGGGTTCCCGGGCGGGGCCTTCCCTCCCATGCCCCCGGGGACCTGGGGGTCGCCCGGAGGAGGCGGCTTCCCTCCCGCCCCCGGAGGAGGCGGCTTCCCTCCCGGCCCCGGCCCCTTCGGGGCGCCCATGGGGCCCTATGGGGGCCCGGCCTCTCCGGGCAACATGCTG ATGGTCCCCTACGACCTGCCCCTCCACGCCGGTATGATGCCCAACCTGCTGATCACCGTCGTGGGGGAGCCCATCCACGGGGGTAACAG GTTCGAGGTGAACTTCATGAAGGGCTCTGACGTGGTGTTCCACTTCAACCCCCGCATGGCGGAGCAGACCATCGTGAGGAACACCAACCTGGGGGGCCGCTGGGGCCCCGAGGAGCGGGACGGGGACTTCCCCTTCGCCCCCGGCCGCCAGTTTGAG CTGAAggtcctggtggaggaggactcCTTCAAGGTGGCGGTGGACGGGACCCACCTGCTGGAGTTCGAGCACCGGATGGGGGGTCTGGAGGAGGTGACCCTGGTCCGGGTCCAGGGGGACCTGCGGCTCTACAGCGCGGCCCCCAGCATGATCTGA